From the genome of Candidatus Binatia bacterium, one region includes:
- a CDS encoding carbohydrate ABC transporter permease: protein MTRRLGLAVPILALLAVALVPPLLVLKQAFTPEQESVAWPPTWWPREPTVENFAALGASVELADGAWRSLRVALLTVVSTLLLALPAAWVAARRADAGRILDGATVFARVFPSIAVAVPLAALFVRIGLYNEPGGIGLWLAHTLLALPVAFLVLRSGFAQVPSDLEEAARLDGATGLEVFWYVSLPLVRPALGAAAMLVFLVSWDELATALLLQVTNRTLPPLLYYLTAFGYPGLASAVAAIMLVPAVLIVILLEPALRSGVLSGSGR from the coding sequence ATGACGCGCAGGCTCGGGCTGGCGGTACCGATACTCGCGCTGCTCGCGGTTGCGCTCGTGCCGCCGCTGTTGGTGCTCAAGCAGGCGTTCACTCCCGAGCAGGAAAGTGTGGCCTGGCCGCCAACGTGGTGGCCGCGGGAGCCGACCGTGGAGAACTTCGCCGCGCTCGGGGCGAGCGTCGAACTCGCGGACGGAGCGTGGCGGAGCCTGCGGGTCGCCTTGCTGACGGTGGTGTCGACGTTGCTGCTGGCGCTGCCGGCGGCCTGGGTCGCGGCGCGCCGCGCGGATGCCGGCCGGATTCTCGATGGGGCGACGGTGTTCGCGCGTGTCTTTCCGTCGATCGCCGTGGCGGTCCCGCTGGCGGCGCTGTTCGTCCGGATCGGTCTGTACAACGAGCCGGGAGGCATAGGGTTGTGGCTCGCGCACACCCTGCTCGCCCTGCCGGTGGCTTTCCTGGTCCTCCGGAGCGGGTTTGCCCAGGTGCCGTCCGATCTCGAGGAGGCGGCTCGCCTCGACGGGGCGACGGGGCTCGAGGTGTTCTGGTACGTGAGCTTACCGCTCGTGCGTCCCGCGCTTGGAGCGGCGGCCATGCTCGTGTTTCTAGTGTCGTGGGACGAGCTTGCGACCGCGTTGCTGCTGCAGGTGACCAACCGAACCCTGCCGCCGCTGCTCTACTATCTGACGGCGTTCGGGTATCCGGGGCTGGCCAGCGCGGTGGCCGCGATCATGCTGGTGCCGGCGGTCCTCATCGTCATCTTGCTCGAACCGGCGCTGCGTTCCGGCGTGCTATCGGGGAGCGGACGCTGA
- a CDS encoding sugar ABC transporter permease — protein sequence MHPNAERGWWWALPAAPLLAYFALFLVYPTVYAVNVALTDPLTGAFPSLGNARTLWRDGLFWRAVAGNVVVPVASVAVEVVAGLALALFLSTRLPARRLLRATVIVPFALPEIVVLSIMRAIFASRGYANAALLAAGVEPVEWLVPGTVTAYLTVIAVDAWHVTPVVFLMLLAARAAIPDEIDEAARLDGAGWWRRAALITVPLLRPALGAAVLLRGVDAMRVFATPLVLTGVEGVPVMSSYAWHQWSDYGDDGAAAAAACVLALACTALAVPLLRRRVAA from the coding sequence ATGCACCCTAACGCGGAGCGGGGGTGGTGGTGGGCACTGCCGGCCGCCCCGCTGCTGGCTTACTTCGCGCTGTTCCTCGTGTACCCAACCGTCTACGCGGTGAATGTGGCGCTCACCGATCCGCTCACGGGCGCCTTTCCGAGTCTCGGCAACGCGCGGACACTCTGGCGGGACGGGCTTTTCTGGCGGGCCGTTGCCGGCAACGTGGTCGTGCCGGTGGCGAGCGTCGCGGTGGAGGTCGTGGCGGGACTGGCGCTGGCGTTGTTCCTTTCGACCCGGTTGCCCGCGCGCCGACTGCTGCGTGCAACCGTGATCGTTCCGTTTGCGCTGCCCGAGATCGTCGTGCTGAGCATCATGCGCGCGATCTTCGCGAGCCGCGGTTACGCCAACGCAGCGTTGCTGGCGGCGGGTGTCGAACCGGTCGAGTGGCTCGTGCCGGGCACGGTAACCGCTTACCTGACCGTGATCGCGGTCGATGCCTGGCACGTGACGCCGGTGGTGTTTCTCATGTTGTTGGCGGCGCGCGCGGCGATTCCGGACGAGATCGACGAGGCGGCCCGGCTCGACGGGGCCGGGTGGTGGCGCCGGGCGGCACTCATCACCGTGCCGTTGCTGCGCCCCGCGCTTGGCGCCGCGGTGTTGTTGCGCGGAGTGGACGCCATGCGGGTGTTTGCCACGCCGTTGGTGCTGACGGGTGTCGAGGGGGTTCCGGTGATGTCGTCATACGCCTGGCACCAGTGGTCAGACTACGGCGACGACGGCGCCGCGGCCGCCGCGGCCTGCGTTCTGGCGCTCGCGTGTACCGCGTTGGCGGTACCGTTGTTACGCCGGCGGGTGGCTGCATGA
- a CDS encoding extracellular solute-binding protein translates to MAVAVLPGELPVYRSVIADFEVETGLRVAVVPQQYADIRRALAAESLAGRGTIDLVELDVYSLALAAADVRVLDTAALAPELAAFTPASRRAGEIDGLRFVPHRLAWQALIYNHAVLGAPPATWDELLAVARAYPGRIGFKGALYEGLTCDILPFVWAAGGSGEQLDDAGAQTAFRFFAALEPYIDPQSATFKEATIATAMARGEIVLHLNWPFAMSLYAGQGLAPATIRSAPLPRAADGDRTTVLGGGYLGVPRSAPHPQDALRLVRYLVGGAAQTRFARQLGWFSARRDVPIADPAGVLDGFVAMREAVRSRPERADYPRLSRAWQHAFRAVMFHGAEPAAALAAAAREVAGDAP, encoded by the coding sequence GTGGCCGTGGCCGTTCTCCCTGGGGAACTCCCCGTATACCGGAGCGTCATTGCGGACTTCGAGGTCGAAACCGGGCTGCGGGTCGCTGTCGTACCGCAGCAGTATGCCGACATCCGGCGCGCCCTGGCGGCGGAATCGCTGGCCGGACGTGGGACGATCGACCTTGTCGAGTTGGACGTATACTCCCTGGCGCTGGCGGCGGCGGACGTGCGCGTGTTGGACACCGCGGCGCTCGCGCCCGAGCTGGCGGCATTCACGCCGGCATCGCGACGAGCCGGCGAGATCGACGGCCTGCGTTTTGTGCCGCACCGGCTGGCATGGCAGGCCCTGATCTACAATCACGCGGTGCTCGGGGCGCCGCCGGCCACCTGGGACGAGTTGCTCGCCGTGGCGCGCGCTTATCCGGGACGCATCGGGTTCAAGGGCGCCCTGTACGAGGGCCTGACCTGCGATATCCTGCCGTTCGTGTGGGCCGCCGGCGGCAGCGGCGAGCAGTTGGACGATGCGGGTGCGCAGACGGCGTTCCGGTTCTTTGCGGCGCTGGAGCCGTACATCGACCCGCAAAGCGCGACGTTCAAGGAAGCGACCATCGCCACGGCGATGGCGCGGGGAGAGATCGTGTTGCACCTCAACTGGCCTTTCGCCATGAGTCTGTACGCCGGCCAGGGTTTGGCCCCGGCGACGATACGGTCGGCGCCCCTGCCTCGGGCAGCCGATGGCGACCGCACCACGGTCCTTGGCGGCGGCTATCTCGGCGTGCCGCGGTCGGCGCCGCATCCGCAGGATGCCTTGCGGCTCGTGCGTTACCTGGTGGGAGGCGCGGCCCAGACGCGCTTTGCGCGGCAGCTCGGCTGGTTTTCGGCGCGGCGGGACGTGCCGATCGCCGATCCGGCCGGAGTCCTCGACGGTTTCGTCGCGATGCGTGAAGCGGTGCGCTCGCGTCCGGAGCGTGCCGACTATCCCCGGCTGAGTCGGGCCTGGCAGCACGCCTTTCGCGCGGTGATGTTCCACGGTGCCGAGCCCGCCGCGGCTCTCGCGGCGGCGGCGCGTGAGGTGGCGGGCGATGCACCCTAA